The DNA region GTGTACGTGGGAAACCCGAACGCGCACACCGTCGCCGGCGCGCTGTACGGGTCCATGGTGATCAAGGCGCTGGGAACCCGCAGCGTCTTCTCCGCCAGCACCCTGGATCAGATGCCCAAACAGGTCGCGCTGGGGCATCTGCTCGGCAACCCGTTTGCCTTCGCGGTCCCGGATCTGGACCGCACCGAGCATCTGGTGATCATCGGCGCCAATCCGCTGGTCTCCAACGGCAGCCTGGCCACGGCGCCGGACTTCCCGGGCAAGCTGAAGGCGCTGCGCAAGCGCGGCGGCAAGCTGACCGTGATCGACCCCGCGCGGACCCGGACCGCGGCACTGGCCGACTGGCACCTGGCGCCGCGGCCCGGCACCGACGCGGCGCTGCTGTTCGCCGTCGTGCACGTGCTCTTCGACGAGGACCTGGTGGCCGAGGATCTGGGCGGCATCGCCGCGCATGTCCGTGGGGTCGACGAGGTGCGCACCCTGGCCGCCGACTTCCCCCCGGAAGCTGTGGCGGCCTACTGCGACATCGCGGCCGACGACATCCGCACGCTGGCGCGCGAGATCGCCGCCGCCCGCAGCGCCGCGGTGTACGGCCGGATGGGCACGACGACGGTCGAGTTCGGCACCGTGGGCAGCTGGCTCATCGAGGTCATCAACGTCCTCACCGGCAACCTGGATCGACCCGGCGGCGTGCTGTTCCCGCTCTCGGCAACGGCGGCCAAGCCACGCCCGCCGCGCCCGGGCCGGGGCTTCGCGACGGGCCGCTGGCACAGCCGGGTGTCCGGCCACCCCGAGGTGGCCTCGGAACTGCCGGCGGCCGCGCTGGCCGAGGAGATCGACACCCCCGGCGACGGACAGCTCAAGGCGCTCATCACCATCGCGGGTAATCCGGTGCTCTCGGCGCCGGACGGGGAGCGGCTGACTCGCGCGCTGGCCGGCCTGGGCTTCATGATCAGCATCGACCCGTACCTCAACGCCACCACGCGGCACGCCGACGTGATCCTGCCGCCGCCACCGCCGTCGCAGAGCCCGCATTACGACTTCGTGCTGAACAACCTGGCGGTGCGCAACAATGCGCGGTACTCGCCGCCGGTGCTGCCGCTTGACGGGCGGCCCGACGAGACCGAGATCCTGGCTCGGATCGCGCTGCTGATCTTCGGGGTGGGGGTGCACGCGGATCCGGCGTTGCCCGACGAGCAGGTGATCCGCGGAGCGCTGACCAAGGAGGTCGCGGACCCGGATTCGCCGGTCGCGGGCCGCGACGTCGACGAGCTGATCGCGATGCTCGCCATTGGACCGGGCTATGAGCGACGGCTGGACATGATGCTGCGCCTCGGCCCCTACGGCGACGGGTTCGGCGCGGATCCGGCCGGCCTGACGCTGCAGCGGCTGCTCGACGCGCCGCACGGCGTCGACCTGGGACCGCCGCGGCCGCGGTTGCCCGAGGTGCTGCGCACCCCGTCCGGCCAGCTGGAACTGGCGCCGCTGCCGCTGGTCGCCGACACGCTGCGGCTGCGGGAAGCGCTGGATCGGCGCGCCGACGGTCTGCTGTTGATCGGTCGGCGGCAGCTGCGGTCCAACAACAGTTGGATGCATCTGCCCGGCGGTACCAACCGCTGCACGCTGCAGATCCACCCGGACGACGCCGCCGAGCTGGGGTTGACGGATGTGGCCGTGGTGAAGGGCCCGGGCGGCGAGCTGTTGATCCCGGTCGAGGTCACCGACGGCATCCGGCCCGGGGTGGTGTCGATCCCGCACGGCTGGGCTGAGGCCAACGTCAACCGTCTCAACGACGGCAGCGTGCTGGATCCGTTGTCCAGCACCTCGGTGCTCAACGGCATCCCGGTCGAGGTGTCGGCCGTGGACCCGGTGCCCAGCGGTTGATCATGGGTTGAGGGCGAGCAGCAATCGCACCAACTCGGCCTATCGGTGGGTGCCGGTCTTGTCGAAGATGTGCTGCAGGTGGGTCTTCAGGGTGGACGTCGACAGCGAGCGCTCGAGATTGCACTGGTGGCCCTGGGATTGAGCTGACGGCGAGAATTCGCGCGCATTCGCGCACTGGGGACAACCTCAGGGCCGTGGATGCAATGTCGGCACCGGGGCCGCCGCCAGGCCCAGGTGGCTCAGCGCAGCGTCCACACGACGGTCACCGAGAAGCTGACGGTCTGCTCGCCGGGGGACAGCGGCACATCGGAGGCCATCGCGCGCGGCATCGGGGTGGGCGACGGCGGGGTGGGTTCCTGGCCGGTCTCCGAAATCGAGATCACGTCGCCCAGTTGCGACCCGGACAGCTCCGCATACTGTTCGGCGCGATTGCGAGCGTCCTCGAAGGCGCGGGCGCGCGCGTCGATCACCAGCTGGGAATCGTCGTCGATGGCGAAAGCCACCGAGTTGATGCGGGTCGCGTCGCCGCCGATGCTGGTGATCAGCGCCAGCGCCCGCGAGGCCGCGCTGACGTCGCGAATGGTGACATCGACGGTGTTGGTGGCCTCGTAGCCGGCGGCCGTGCTGCCGTCGGGATCGAGACGCGGCTGCAGGCGCACCTGGCTGGTGGCGATGTCCTCGCGGTCCACCCCGGCGCCCAGCAGGGCGTCGACGACCGCCCGCTGCCGCTCGTTGGTCTGGTTCAGCGCCGTGGTGGCGTCGGCCGCGACGAAGCTGATGCCCACATTGGTCGTCAGGGTGTCGGGGGTGCCCTCGACCTGGCCCGAGCCGACCACGGTGACCTGACGGCCGTTGTCGCCGCCGCCGACACCGACGCTGGGGGCCGCGTCGCAGGCCGCGAGTGCGACGACCGCCAGGGGCGCGATCAATGCAATGGACAGGCGGCGCAGAAGTTTGGGGTTCCCGACTGTGGGCATGGTGGGCACCTTACCGGCGGCGCCTGGGCACCCCTGCAGACGAGTAGCCGATTACGCGTGTCCCACGCCCCCGGGCCGGGCGACGCTTTTCAGGTGTCCCGCGGACTGCCAATAGCCCGCAGACCACCGAAACGGGGTGAACCATCATGACCACCAACTCAGCACACTTCGGCGACTATCCGTTGGGTCGGCCGCTGTCGTTGCCCGCGCCCAGATTTGAGCATTGGGCGGCGATCACCGCGACCATCTCGCGGGTGTTCGGCAAGCTCGCGGCGGCCGCGACAATGGAAGCTGCAGACCCGAGCGGCAGGCCCCGGCGGGCCCGGGCCGCGTATCTGGACCAGTCCACGATGTCGCGCGAGATGTTCCGACTGTGAGGCCCTGGCCGGCTAAGCCCCGGTCAGGAAATCCAGCAGTATCTGGTTGATCTCGGCCGGCCGCTCCTGTTGGAGCCAGTGGCCGGCGCCCGGCACCCAGACCTCGCGATAGGGACCGGCGACGACCTCACCGGCGCGCTCCGGCCGCATGGTGCCGCGGATCGGGTCATCGGTGCCACCGACGAACAGGGCGGGAACGGTGATCCGGCGGTCGGTCAGATGCGCCGTCGCCGCCCAGTTGCGGTCGTAATTGCGATACCAGTTCAGCGCCCCGGTGAATCCGGTCCGGCTGAATTCCTCGACGTAGACGTCGAACTCCTCGGCCGAGATCCACTGCGGCAGCCCGTCGGTTCGGCCTTCGGCGAACATGTCCCGCATCGTGGCGGCCACGTCGGCCGCCAATTCGGCGTCCGCGACGCCGGGCTGCTGGTAGCGCAGCATGTAGAAGTCGGGACCGAATTTCTCCAGCCACCGCTCGGTGGGGCGCGAACGTGCCCGCGGGATCGGCGGCACGCTCAGACCCGCGACGGCCCGCACCCGGTCCGGATGCAGCAGCGCGGTGTGCCACACCACCATCGCGCCCCAGTCGTGGCCGACGAAGAACGCCTGCTCGACCTCGATGTCGTCGAGCAACCCGACAAGGTCCGAGGTCAGGGCGACAATGTCGTAGGCCTCGACCGCGGCCGGCCGCTGCGACGGCAGGCCCGAGCCGCCGTAGCCGCGCTGATCGGGTGTCAGCACCCGGTAGCCGGCCGCGACCAGCGCCGGGATCTGGTGGCGCCAGGAGTACGCCAACTCGGGGAAGCCGTGCGCCAGCACGACCACGGGTTGGTCCGGCCCACCGCGGTCACCCTGGTCGATGACGCGTAGCCGGACGCCGTTGAGGTCGACGAATCGCTCTCCCGATGTGAGCACGATCTCACCAAAGCACACCGTCGGGAACCGGCGTTCGTTGGACTAGCGGTAACCTGGCTTGACCCTGTTTGCACCCTTTGCACCCTGCCCGGACCTCGGAAGGAACCAGACCGGTCGACGGTCGATGCTCGAATGAAGCGAAAAAACGTAATCCGCACGCTGACGGCGATCGGTGTCCTGCTGTTGCTGGTGTGGTCGTTCTTCTACTTCAGCGACGACACCCGGGGCTACAAACCGGTGGACACCTCCGTCGCGGTCGCGCAGATCGACGCCGGCAACGTCACGAGCGCGCAGATCGACGACCGCGAGCAGCAGTTGCGACTGGACCTCAAAGAGGGCAAATCGGAGACCGAGGACTCCGACAAGATCATCACGAAGTTCCCCACCGGCTATGCGGTGCCGCTGTTCGACGCGTTGCAGAGCAAGGACGCGAAGATCAACACCACGGTGAACCAGGGCAGCGCGCTGGGAACACTGCTCATTTACATGCTGCCGCTGCTGTTGCTCATCGGCCTGTTCGTGATGTTCTCCCGGATGCAGTCCGGCGGCCGGATGGGATTCGGCTTCGGCAAGTCGAAGGCCAAGCAGCTCACCAAGGACATGCCCAAGACCACCTTCGCCGACGTCGCCGGCGTCGACGAGGCGGTCGAGGAACTCTACGAGATCAAGGACTTCCTGCAGAATCCCGCGCGGTATCAGGCGTTGGGCGCCAAGATCCCCAAGGGCGTGCTGCTCTACGGCCCACCGGGAACCGGTAAGACGCTGCTCGCGCGAGCCGTCGCGGGGGAGGCCGGCGTGCCGTTCTTCACCATCTCCGGTTCGGACTTCGTCGAGATGTTCGTCGGTGTCGGCGCCTCCCGCGTCCGTGACCTGTTCGAACAGGCCAAGCAGAACAATCCGTGCATCATCTTCGTCGACGAGATCGACGCCGTCGGTCGCCAGCGCGGCGCCGGTCTGGGCGGCGGCCACGACGAGCGCGAGCAGACCCTGAACCAGCTGCTGGTCGAGATGGACGGCTTCGGTGAGCGCCAGGGCGTGATCCTGATCGCCGCCACCAACCGGCCGGACATCCTGGACCCGGCGTTGCTGCGGCCGGGCCGCTTCGATCGTCAGATCCCGGTGTCGGCCCCCGATCTCGCGGGCCGGCGGGCGGTCCTGGCGGTGCACTCACAGGGCAAGCCGATTGCGCCCGACGCGGACCTGGAGGGGCTGGCCAAGCGGACGGTCGGCATGTCCGGCGCCGACCTGGCCAACGTGATCAATGAGGCTGCCCTGCTGACCGCGCGCGAGAACGGCACGGTCATCACGGCCGCGGCGCTGGAAGAGGCCGTCGACCGGGTGGTCGGCGGGCCGCGCCGCAAGAGCCGGATCATCAGCGAGCACGAGAAGAAGATCACCGCCTACCACGAGGGTGGCCACGCGTTGGCGGGCTGGGCGATGCCCGACATCGAACCCATCTACAAGGTCACCATCCTGGCCCGCGGCCGCACCGGCGGGCACGCGATGTCGGTGCCCGAGGACGACAAGGGTCTGATGACCCGCTCGGAGATGATCGCGCGCTTGGTGTTTGCGATGGGCGGCCGCGCCGCCGAGGAGTTGGTGTTCCGGGAGCCCACCACGGGGGCGTCCTCGGATATCGACCAGGCCACCAAGATCGCCCGTGCGATGGTCACCGAGTACGGCATGAGCGCCAAGCTCGGCGCGGTGCGGTACGGCACCGAACACGGCGACCCCTTCCTGGGCCGCACCATGGGCACTCAGGCCGACTACAGCCACGAGGTGGCCCGGGAGATCGACGAAGAGGTGCGCAAGCTCATCGAGGTCGCCCACACCGAGGCCTGGGAGATCCTCACAGAGAACCGCGACGCGCTGGACCGTCTCGCCGGGGAGCTGTTGGAGAAAGAGACCCTGCACAAGGCCCAACTGGCCGAGGTGCTCGCCGACGTGCGCAAGCGCCCGCGGATCACCGCGTTCAACGACTTCGGTGGCCGGATCCCGTCGGACATACCTCCCATCAAGACTCCGGGTGAGCTGGCGATCGAGCGTGGCGAGGAATGGCCCAAACCGGAGCCCGAGCCCGCGTTCAAGTCCGCCATCCGAAACGCCAACGGCGCCAACGCTTCCAATGGTGTCAACGGCGCGCCGCCGGAGAACGCCGGCGCCACCCAGCCCGACTACGGAGCCCCGGCCGGCTGGCACGCGCCCGGTTGGCCGCCGGGCGGCCCGGGTCAGGCGCAACCCGGCTGGTACCCGCCGCCGCCGCACCAGCAGCAGCCGCCGCCACCACCCCAGCAGCAGGGGGGATGGCCGCCGCCGCAGCACTATCCGGGTCAGCACCACCCGTATCAGCCGTATCCTCCGCAGCCTCATCAGCAACCTGAAGGTGAGCCCCGCGGCGACGATGCGAACCGGTCCATACCGCCGGGAAACGGTTGATGACGAACGGAGTCTTGAATGGTGCAGCCGGACCTACTCGCGGCTACGGTCGACGTTCCGGTGTTTGATCAGGGACGTGCCGAGGCAGCGGTCAGAGAGCTGCTGTACGCGATCGGCGAGGACCCGGACCGACACGGTTTGGTCGACACGCCGTCCCGGGTCGCCA from Mycolicibacterium sp. MU0053 includes:
- the ftsH gene encoding ATP-dependent zinc metalloprotease FtsH; this translates as MKRKNVIRTLTAIGVLLLLVWSFFYFSDDTRGYKPVDTSVAVAQIDAGNVTSAQIDDREQQLRLDLKEGKSETEDSDKIITKFPTGYAVPLFDALQSKDAKINTTVNQGSALGTLLIYMLPLLLLIGLFVMFSRMQSGGRMGFGFGKSKAKQLTKDMPKTTFADVAGVDEAVEELYEIKDFLQNPARYQALGAKIPKGVLLYGPPGTGKTLLARAVAGEAGVPFFTISGSDFVEMFVGVGASRVRDLFEQAKQNNPCIIFVDEIDAVGRQRGAGLGGGHDEREQTLNQLLVEMDGFGERQGVILIAATNRPDILDPALLRPGRFDRQIPVSAPDLAGRRAVLAVHSQGKPIAPDADLEGLAKRTVGMSGADLANVINEAALLTARENGTVITAAALEEAVDRVVGGPRRKSRIISEHEKKITAYHEGGHALAGWAMPDIEPIYKVTILARGRTGGHAMSVPEDDKGLMTRSEMIARLVFAMGGRAAEELVFREPTTGASSDIDQATKIARAMVTEYGMSAKLGAVRYGTEHGDPFLGRTMGTQADYSHEVAREIDEEVRKLIEVAHTEAWEILTENRDALDRLAGELLEKETLHKAQLAEVLADVRKRPRITAFNDFGGRIPSDIPPIKTPGELAIERGEEWPKPEPEPAFKSAIRNANGANASNGVNGAPPENAGATQPDYGAPAGWHAPGWPPGGPGQAQPGWYPPPPHQQQPPPPPQQQGGWPPPQHYPGQHHPYQPYPPQPHQQPEGEPRGDDANRSIPPGNG
- a CDS encoding molybdopterin-dependent oxidoreductase translates to MTTDLRICPICEATCGLTLTIEDGRVTGARGDAEDVFSAGFICPKGASFAELDGDPHRLTGPLVRRDGQLVEVSWTEAFDAVAEGLGAVLAEHGGKSVGVYVGNPNAHTVAGALYGSMVIKALGTRSVFSASTLDQMPKQVALGHLLGNPFAFAVPDLDRTEHLVIIGANPLVSNGSLATAPDFPGKLKALRKRGGKLTVIDPARTRTAALADWHLAPRPGTDAALLFAVVHVLFDEDLVAEDLGGIAAHVRGVDEVRTLAADFPPEAVAAYCDIAADDIRTLAREIAAARSAAVYGRMGTTTVEFGTVGSWLIEVINVLTGNLDRPGGVLFPLSATAAKPRPPRPGRGFATGRWHSRVSGHPEVASELPAAALAEEIDTPGDGQLKALITIAGNPVLSAPDGERLTRALAGLGFMISIDPYLNATTRHADVILPPPPPSQSPHYDFVLNNLAVRNNARYSPPVLPLDGRPDETEILARIALLIFGVGVHADPALPDEQVIRGALTKEVADPDSPVAGRDVDELIAMLAIGPGYERRLDMMLRLGPYGDGFGADPAGLTLQRLLDAPHGVDLGPPRPRLPEVLRTPSGQLELAPLPLVADTLRLREALDRRADGLLLIGRRQLRSNNSWMHLPGGTNRCTLQIHPDDAAELGLTDVAVVKGPGGELLIPVEVTDGIRPGVVSIPHGWAEANVNRLNDGSVLDPLSSTSVLNGIPVEVSAVDPVPSG
- a CDS encoding SIMPL domain-containing protein, whose amino-acid sequence is MPTVGNPKLLRRLSIALIAPLAVVALAACDAAPSVGVGGGDNGRQVTVVGSGQVEGTPDTLTTNVGISFVAADATTALNQTNERQRAVVDALLGAGVDREDIATSQVRLQPRLDPDGSTAAGYEATNTVDVTIRDVSAASRALALITSIGGDATRINSVAFAIDDDSQLVIDARARAFEDARNRAEQYAELSGSQLGDVISISETGQEPTPPSPTPMPRAMASDVPLSPGEQTVSFSVTVVWTLR
- a CDS encoding alpha/beta fold hydrolase; the encoded protein is MLTSGERFVDLNGVRLRVIDQGDRGGPDQPVVVLAHGFPELAYSWRHQIPALVAAGYRVLTPDQRGYGGSGLPSQRPAAVEAYDIVALTSDLVGLLDDIEVEQAFFVGHDWGAMVVWHTALLHPDRVRAVAGLSVPPIPRARSRPTERWLEKFGPDFYMLRYQQPGVADAELAADVAATMRDMFAEGRTDGLPQWISAEEFDVYVEEFSRTGFTGALNWYRNYDRNWAATAHLTDRRITVPALFVGGTDDPIRGTMRPERAGEVVAGPYREVWVPGAGHWLQQERPAEINQILLDFLTGA